The Halictus rubicundus isolate RS-2024b chromosome 18, iyHalRubi1_principal, whole genome shotgun sequence genome contains the following window.
gcattcctgtatagtaaattcctgctagataaaggatttttcacataaatacaaaaatagagcgtacaaagtacccgcgtcggcacattttcaaactttaacaaccatttacaactattaggaattacataaaaatataattgactatatgaatatgtagaggagagtcccctctatctcttgactcaaattttaactttctcgcgtgtttagtttttgcgtaacacgtcgtttcgtatcaaaatcgggtatttttacaaaaaccaaaatttttcgaaaacgttgcgtgatggagcaattctactttcagattcggttttaggatgacaaagtgtataagaatcacccaacaggtattgcaaaactcgaaaaaagtttaattttgttggacagtgtaatggGTCGCAAGTGACCTGGAACTAACTGGGCAAGAGTTCAATATTATCGTGCCTGGTCATTGGCCCGAAAATCCGGCAAAAtgtcaatttaaaatttttgcgTAAGACCGCTTCACAAGACAAGGATTAGATCACTGtataaataaacaattaattcgTTTTGATGCATTCAGACGATTAACGAGGTTTTTTTCGCCCGAAGAAAAAACGCAATTCCTTGAGATTCTGCTGTAGCGACAGTGATATTAATAAACAAGTAATCCTTGGATTGTTTCCGTTGATCGGAGCCGTCATTCATGGAAATTGCGCGGCAAGTTGTTGATTAGAACGGGGCACAAAGTTGCTAGTtactattacaattattaatccGTAAGCTGTCGTAATTATTGATCGTAAATCAGTAGTTTTTATTCTTCGTACCATTAACCAGCGCCCATCGAGAGATCGTtcgataaatttttaatttttttttactgtcaCCTGTCAAATGGTTTTACACAACATTTTCTTCGGGAAGAGAATAATGCCACCAACACTCTTGACCTTCAAACGACCATAAAAGAAAACAACGTAAACGATCAGAATGTAAACCTCCGTTGGACCCACATATGAAAAATGGTTGGAAAAAAGAAGTAATGAATTTTTTGTTACAACAATGTTGTTAGAGCTATTTTATTAATTCACTTACACATTTTTTTACatagtattaatttttttaatgctCTAAACGTAAAAAAAACTAAATGTTCCATATTTCACTTTTACATAAGTTTTATTACTAAAATGGTTTCGATGGATCCTTCTGGTCGTTTCAATGAATAAATACTACAACATTTTGTTGTATTGCACTATTCATGGACGTTCCAGTTTCTTACGAGAAGAATAAATTCAAAGTCCAGAGAAACTTCGTCTACTAAAGAGAAGCAATTCGTGCTACATATTGTGTCCATTAGAGAAGAACAGTTCCAACAATTAATTAGTTAGAGGTCGCATCCTTTAGGAAAGCAAAATCCCCATAGTGTCGAATAGCAGTAGTTTAGGGGACTCTCGCCGACtttgttatttaaatttataattttaatggaTGAGATGTAAAGCCATAACAAGGTAGCAGGGATTCGCTAGCGATTCGTAGCTCGTAATCCCGCGGGGGATGATCATGCGAAACTGTTGTCATTGGCAAACAGGTGCGCGAATGTGATTCACCGTGGTAGCATCTGTATCATCAAACTGAATAATAACGGGATccatagtatagcatagagcagCATAGTTTCCGAGGAACTTTCCCACCACTGTCTCTTCATATTGATCCTCGAAACGTAGCCCAAGGaaaccaattactgtgggggtgccaattactatgcctatatattaatataattaatatttctttttaaagcaaTGAATATGATatgaaaaaagagatatataaaataaatattaactgattttaattaaataaatttagtaTCTCTTgtttagtattcattatgctttaaaaaaaagtttaaataatataggcacagtaattgggtcccttactcttCAATAATCaaacaaaaaaaggaaaacacaaACGATTTgcactattttttaatattttacacaTCAAAAGTTACACATCGTCAGGCTTCTTAGTCTTTCTAGAATTactaatgaaataaataaatgaaatattaatgaaattaatatttcgttcatCAGAAATTAGTTTTTCCATCGAGGAATCCGAGGATACACAATTAGAACAGAAACTTCGTTGGaactatatttaaacaaaaatatttttcagaagaGCATTTTCCTAACGCGCCAAGGCTTCCTGCTATTCTTCCAAATTCTAGTCTTCGTTCTCTTTGTCGATTCTTTTCGAAATATGGACAATCATTTTTGGCAACGGATGCGGGTTAAAGAAAATGGTTAAACTGTTCTTCAGCTGAATGGAGGCTCGAGAGGCTGAGATATCAGTTCTCCCCGGACAAAGGCGCATGGTAAAACGAGTCGTTTGCGCAATCCTCTGTTGACTTTGTTTGAAAGAAAGGTCAAGGGTTCGACGTAAGACGAGCATAATTAGTCGGTAACATTAATATGGAGGAGCGTACCAAAGGGAGGACGCATTCCTCTCCGCATACATATTCAACGACACCCTCGGCCAGCGAAAACACGGACATTACAAAACACCAATTACAACACGACACTTGAATGCCCACAGtgtagtgtgtgtgtgtgtgtgtctgtctaTCTGTTAGCTGTTTTAGATCTAGATCTAGGTTTAGAAGTCTGTGGACCCCTCTATAGCGTTGCAACCCTAACGTATCTACAATAGAACAGAAACCGAAAACTTTCCAATCTGTATAACTGATCGAGGTCTCAGAGTACATTGTTGTACAGTAAAAACAATCAATTTCCTAACGACACTTGTTTTGTTGCGCACAGCCACACAAGACAGTGTAGATTTATGCTCGACTTCTGAACTCTTACCATTCGAATTTGTAATGCAATGAACTCGATAGACCCTGAACTTCGAGACTCCGTTTCTGTGACGTTACCCTAAGCACTATCCGAAATTTTAGTTACTCATCGTCCGTTTTATCGTTCACAGGTACTGTCTATGAGCGAGGAAGTCAGGCGAGCTCTCTACGCAAACAGTGCCATTTCCCTAGACAATGAAGTCATTGTACCAGACTTGGTTGGCAACACAGAAATCCTCAGCGACGAGCACAGAGAACAACTGTGCCGGCATTTGCCAGCTAGGGCAGAGGGGTACCTGTGGACTCTCGTCTTCAGCACCAGCCAACATGGTTTCAGTCTAAACAGCATGTACAGGAAAATGGCCAAAATAGAAAGTCCCATCCTGCTGGTCATCGAGGACACCGAAGGCAATGTAAGTTCATCGTTACACAATGTTATTGTGATTCGTAAGGTGTGATTGAGCAGGGTCTAGTAAGACTTGTCAGTAAGAACAGACATTTTTTTGACGAGGTGGTAATCCAGGTTATGGATTCCCCGCCACCCCTAGGAGGGATATGTGGGGTTCCCCCGGGCCCTCGGACGCCCCGAAGGGACGGTCCGGAGGTCTCCAGGTATACCCACTCCATGTAACCAGCCCTAGGCTAATAGAAGGGGAGGCTAGAATCTTGAACCTAGatctgggcaactggtggctcgcgagccacacgcGAGTCCTTGTCCCACTCCTGAAACCTCCCACCATGCTCATGTGGAGTGTGGGAGCAGGAGGCGGGAGATGGGGGGGGGGCTATAAACCTATGTGggaggttgtctccaggagagATAAAAGCACGGTACGGAAATATGAAGTGGCCAGTGGTAGGGGAACCTACGCactgctccccccccccccccacctcccACCCCTCCAGTAACAACAGATTGAGTCGGTTAGAAGTGTATATAAAAGCAATCAGAATTTGTGTTGTCCTGATAAATAAATGCTCATCAAGCGAATCATTATTTTCTGCTGTTATAGGTGTTCGGTGCACTAACATCCTGTGCTCTGCATGTGAGCGACCACTTCTATGGGACCGGTGAGTCCCTGCTCTTCAGGTTTACACCAAGGTTCCAGGCATTCAACTGGACGGGGGATAACTTGTACTTTATCAAAGGCAACAACGAGAGTCTTGCCATCGGTGCAGGAGAGTAAGTGTATTCCTCAGATTCGTTAATTGACGAGTAGGCTGTTAGAGGTTCCATGTCAATCGATACTGAATGAACTCTAAACTAAAAATAGCTATGACGTTAGAGATTCGTCAACGGTGGTTCATCAGTAGACGTTTCTTTTTGACGATTTGTCCGAGCTAATCAATCATTTGTGACGTTTTCAGTGGCAAGTTTGGACTGTGGCTGGACGGCGACCTGTACCAAGGCAGGACGCAGTCGTGTAGCACGTACGGGAACGAGCCGTTGGCACCTCGTGAAGATTTCGTAGTAAAAACACTGGAATGCTGGGCATTCATATAGGACACAGCCACCTCTTACACGCTGTCCAAAACTACGCCCTCGCTGCAGCCTAATTTGACTTGAACTCGACAGTCTCGTGGAGGTTGATCGTCCCCAGGAGAGATTACAAGGAAGACTAGAAAATTTCTAAGAGACAATTACCAGACGAGATTAAATCGACTATTATTATTATGGGTTTGACCATAACTATAACGGCTGGTTAAATCACTTACCGATCGATCATCGACCGAGGAAACAGAGATGCATGGGACTGTCAGTGAGGAAAAAGTGAGGAATAATGAATTCTTCCCTGGAGCGAAACTGGGGGAAAGAGTTCGAAGAGAAGAGACGAAGAAAGAATGATATATGGCGACAATGTGATGTTACAACGTCGGAAACGCCAGAACGGTTGACCCACTGGACTATAACAATTTACCGATTATCATTTAAATTGTCCTAtttgtttttctattttaagttgtcgtatttattttattttttatatatatatacaatgtatacacGAGAACACACGCATGTACGTGTTACGTTGAACAAGTCGTTAATGTTGATTTGAATTGTTCGCGTGTCGTTGAGTATCGGAAAGATCGACGACGATGAtttgtattttctcttttttcccctTTTGTTTTTTGTTGCGCCTATTTGTATCTCGTCGATCGTCGCTTCGAACTAGTCGCGAGAATCAATGATGAGAGTGTAACGAAGCGTGAATGATCCGGATACGAGATTGATCGATGAAAAACGGTGACAAGGATGAATGATACTGATAACGATATTAAGCGTGCGGGATGAAGGGGAATATCGCGTCGTCGATGTCGGACGAAGATGAAATACTAGAGAAACGATAGAGAAACACACACGACAccaagagaaaaaaaatgttaagctAACCGTTTGTTGATGTGTAGATAAATTGTAGATAGtgaatgtaaatatatatatgtatttgcCAATCGTGTTAATGGTAAAGAAGTTAATTTTAAAGATGCATAATTATATAcgctaaaaaaaaacaacaacatgAGATAAAAACATTGCTAATGAGGAAACACCTATGTGCAGAGCTCGTCACACACACGTTACAATTCTGGATGAGAAAGAGGACACACGCTGGTTACGTACACACCGTGTCACAGAAATTGTGCGAGAACCACTGAACGATACTCTGGAAGCGTGATCGCGACCCGATGTAAACGAACTAGGATCTGAGAACAAGTGTCGTTAGAGAGGAGTTATTCTTCGTACTGATCTTTTGaaggaaaaacaaaacaaaacagttGCGATTAAATGCAACTCTGATTGCGTGatcaacacacacacacacacacacacacacacacattcatATGCAGACATGAACACATGCTACACGCCACACAAGTTCACGAAGAACATGTTTTCGCGACCTACGTACTCTTTTGGTGAACAACATGCTTCTTGAGTCTCGAACGACCACAACGAACACACACGCCTGTGCCTCGCttcgctctctttctttccctacGCTAGAAACAAGTACATACCCCTATATGTCAGGCCCTGTTTACTCAGAGTCGGAGCATGTTCTCGTTATACCTAGAAGTACACGCCActgctaaaaatatttgtatgttCTCCTGCAACGAACGTCAGGCTGGCTCGCGAGACGTACTGGTTCATTTTTCTTTAACGTATTTGATTATTGGTAAAATTGAACTCTAAAA
Protein-coding sequences here:
- the Mtd gene encoding TLD domain-containing protein mustard isoform X17 produces the protein MNWTLSAVGNAVNFVYNEHVSPTVRHIVPFVHRRVDDLYRFIHAWVPSLYGELDENYWRERGYILADTDTDLSPELSPHEAGEPGESTEDGKTRQDSDEISDLTRESWELIKAPYVKLYSILKTSSTSADSEQIQDPEVLSMSEEVRRALYANSAISLDNEVIVPDLVGNTEILSDEHREQLCRHLPARAEGYLWTLVFSTSQHGFSLNSMYRKMAKIESPILLVIEDTEGNVFGALTSCALHVSDHFYGTGESLLFRFTPRFQAFNWTGDNLYFIKGNNESLAIGAGDGKFGLWLDGDLYQGRTQSCSTYGNEPLAPREDFVVKTLECWAFI
- the Mtd gene encoding TLD domain-containing protein mustard isoform X18, which translates into the protein MPKPKIPNPIAKLSKFLKQKTKVLSMSEEVRRALYANSAISLDNEVIVPDLVGNTEILSDEHREQLCRHLPARAEGYLWTLVFSTSQHGFSLNSMYRKMAKIESPILLVIEDTEGNVFGALTSCALHVSDHFYGTGESLLFRFTPRFQAFNWTGDNLYFIKGNNESLAIGAGDGKFGLWLDGDLYQGRTQSCSTYGNEPLAPREDFVVKTLECWAFI
- the Mtd gene encoding TLD domain-containing protein mustard isoform X19, giving the protein MIFTDPCPRLGYLFQQSSRMLSVLSMSEEVRRALYANSAISLDNEVIVPDLVGNTEILSDEHREQLCRHLPARAEGYLWTLVFSTSQHGFSLNSMYRKMAKIESPILLVIEDTEGNVFGALTSCALHVSDHFYGTGESLLFRFTPRFQAFNWTGDNLYFIKGNNESLAIGAGDGKFGLWLDGDLYQGRTQSCSTYGNEPLAPREDFVVKTLECWAFI